A single window of Bradyrhizobium daqingense DNA harbors:
- a CDS encoding CBS domain-containing protein, translating to MLERTLVTIAESETIEEAFRHLNANKLGILFAQDANERIVGAVTDGDIRRCMLAGSTIHDRVATCINRNFVWARAGAPREQILKLLDQRVHVVPILDAEGRLVDVFSRELFNLSEESEVFARGRSPVRISFSGGGTDLTHYFVANDGGAVISATIQMYAHATLRRRSDPSIRIYSHDFRCTVEADNLAQLGTGGDLALIKSVVRLIKPTYGFELEVSADFPVGSGLGGSAVVSSAIIGCFNEFRSDQWDRHEIAEMAFQAERLMLNIPGGWQDQYATVFGGFNHMEFFSDQNTIVPLRLDPSIIAELEESLVLCYAGSGRDSGAIHRDQKAQHETSDAVAAAAKQKEVTRLIRRHLLRGQLLECGRLIDEAWHAKRKLSSKISSDALDALYDFAKRHGAVGGKLLGAGGGGYFIFFVRPFERYQLIAALEQQGHTCSRIMFEESGLRTWKSRLPSSSRQNSAEATRPKDH from the coding sequence GTGCTCGAACGAACCCTCGTCACCATCGCCGAGAGCGAGACCATTGAGGAAGCCTTCCGGCACCTCAATGCGAACAAGCTTGGCATTCTGTTCGCGCAGGACGCGAACGAACGGATCGTCGGCGCGGTAACGGACGGTGACATCCGCAGGTGCATGCTGGCCGGCAGCACGATTCACGATCGGGTCGCGACCTGCATCAATCGAAACTTCGTCTGGGCGCGCGCCGGAGCACCGCGCGAGCAGATCCTCAAGCTGCTCGACCAGCGTGTGCATGTGGTGCCAATCCTCGATGCTGAGGGACGTCTGGTCGACGTGTTCAGCCGCGAGTTGTTCAACCTGTCGGAAGAGAGCGAGGTGTTCGCGCGCGGCCGCTCCCCTGTGCGCATCAGTTTCTCCGGCGGCGGCACGGACCTCACGCATTACTTCGTGGCGAATGACGGCGGCGCGGTGATCAGTGCCACGATCCAGATGTACGCCCATGCAACGCTGCGGCGCCGGAGCGATCCCAGCATCCGGATCTATTCGCATGATTTCCGTTGCACCGTCGAGGCCGACAATCTCGCCCAGCTCGGAACCGGGGGAGATCTCGCGCTGATCAAGTCGGTCGTGCGCCTGATCAAGCCGACTTACGGATTCGAGCTCGAAGTGTCCGCCGACTTTCCGGTCGGCTCGGGGCTCGGCGGCTCTGCGGTGGTCTCGTCGGCCATTATCGGCTGCTTCAACGAATTCCGCAGCGACCAGTGGGACCGTCACGAGATCGCGGAGATGGCGTTCCAGGCCGAACGGCTGATGCTCAACATCCCCGGCGGCTGGCAGGACCAGTACGCCACCGTGTTCGGCGGCTTCAACCACATGGAGTTCTTCTCCGACCAGAACACCATCGTGCCGCTTCGCCTCGACCCCAGCATCATCGCCGAGCTCGAGGAGAGCCTGGTGCTCTGCTATGCCGGCTCCGGCCGCGATTCCGGGGCCATCCACCGCGACCAGAAGGCGCAGCATGAGACCAGTGACGCCGTCGCCGCGGCCGCCAAGCAGAAGGAAGTGACGCGCCTCATCCGGCGCCATCTCTTGCGCGGCCAGCTGCTGGAATGCGGCCGGCTGATCGACGAGGCCTGGCACGCCAAGCGGAAGCTGAGCTCAAAGATATCCTCGGACGCGCTCGATGCGCTCTACGATTTCGCCAAACGGCATGGCGCAGTCGGCGGCAAGCTGCTGGGCGCCGGCGGCGGCGGGTATTTCATCTTCTTCGTGCGCCCCTTCGAACGCTATCAGCTCATCGCTGCGCTGGAGCAGCAGGGGCATACCTGTTCCCGCATCATGTTCGAAGAGAGCGGGCTGCGGACGTGGAAGTCGCGCCTTCCTTCTTCGTCCAGACAGAACTCCGCCGAAGCCACCCGTCCAAAGGACCACTGA
- a CDS encoding class I SAM-dependent methyltransferase — protein sequence MHWQAKARAFTVLSAIPFGEGLHYALQRYVTRRLPRPEKQIRSIHTFAQQLLRTYSEYGIRPLQASTFFEFGAGRDLIIPLAFSAHGVKRFITVDIERLSKLDLIRSNAAIISKASGSDRPGIASWDDLDRFWNIEYRAPADARATGLPANSIDCAVSVETLEHIPKADIAAILKELRRILRPDGVALMQIDYGDHFKGFDPAISAFNFLTYSDEEWCPFQSRFQYVNRLRHSEYLQLFKEAGFEILSDRPDCRSPEPEIMARLAPQFRQFSERDLFTLGSLIVARPADQGKDAERTRANG from the coding sequence GTGCACTGGCAAGCAAAGGCGCGCGCGTTCACCGTGCTCTCGGCTATCCCGTTCGGGGAGGGTCTGCACTACGCTTTGCAACGCTACGTCACGCGTCGGTTGCCACGTCCGGAAAAGCAAATCAGGTCGATCCACACATTTGCCCAGCAGTTGCTCCGCACATACTCCGAATACGGCATTCGGCCGCTGCAGGCATCGACGTTCTTCGAATTCGGCGCCGGCCGCGACTTGATCATTCCCCTCGCTTTCAGCGCCCATGGCGTCAAACGCTTCATTACCGTCGACATCGAGCGGCTGTCCAAGCTCGATCTGATCCGCTCCAACGCCGCGATCATTTCCAAAGCGAGCGGCAGCGATCGCCCCGGGATAGCCTCCTGGGACGATCTCGACCGGTTTTGGAATATCGAGTACCGCGCGCCAGCCGACGCGCGCGCAACGGGCCTGCCAGCCAACTCCATCGACTGCGCGGTCTCGGTCGAAACCCTCGAACACATTCCGAAGGCCGACATTGCGGCCATCCTCAAGGAGCTGCGACGGATCCTCCGTCCAGACGGCGTGGCTCTGATGCAGATCGATTACGGCGATCATTTCAAGGGATTCGATCCGGCCATCAGCGCATTCAACTTCCTGACGTACTCCGACGAGGAATGGTGCCCATTTCAATCGCGCTTCCAATACGTCAACCGCCTGCGCCACAGCGAGTACCTACAGCTCTTCAAGGAAGCCGGTTTTGAGATATTAAGTGACCGGCCGGATTGCAGGTCGCCTGAGCCCGAGATCATGGCGCGGCTGGCACCCCAATTCCGCCAGTTTTCGGAGCGGGATTTGTTTACGCTTGGCTCATTGATCGTGGCCAGACCGGCAGATCAGGGCAAAGACGCTGAGAGGACCAGAGCGAATGGCTGA
- a CDS encoding N-acetylneuraminate synthase family protein yields MADVPVRIGDRLLGDGKPCYVIAEVGNNHNGDFDRAIALVDAAIVAGADCAKFQMRKLEEVYRDSSLSGKDDDLAVEYTLDLLRRFELTIGQHKKIADYCASKGIEYLCTPWDVKSVAVLEGFGTHAYKVASADLTNLPLLAKLVTTGKTLIVSTGMSTTEEIKTAASFLDEHKANYVLLHCQSTYPAALHNIHLRFMETLREIHPLVGYSGHERGIAVSMAAVALGAIVVERHITLDREMEGPDHAASLEPEEFKALVSGIREIEAARGEKLAERVLSQGELINRENLAKSLVAARDLVPGTVISESDIAVKSPGQGLSPLKMSELLGRELKRTMAADDYFFQSDLDEGIATARRYRFDRPWGVPVRYYDIERFLEICEPDIIEFHLSYSDMERDPAAYLSGTYDLGFVVHAPELFAGSKLMDLATPDETLRRYSLEQTQTVINITRRLKKFFPKTKRPPIVANIGGFTMDVPLSAQEKAERYRIFAQSLKELDLDGVELTPQTMAPFPWHFGGQRHQNIFIFPEESAAFCAKHDLRMCVDISHTKLAANHFGFDFYQGLAQLGPHTAHLHFGDARGLDGEGVQIGEGEIDFDEVGQVLRKHAPTASFIPEIWQGHKNLGEGFWTALERLEGHV; encoded by the coding sequence ATGGCTGATGTACCGGTTCGCATCGGCGACCGCCTTCTGGGAGATGGCAAGCCCTGCTACGTCATCGCCGAGGTCGGCAACAACCACAATGGCGACTTCGACCGCGCCATCGCGCTGGTCGATGCGGCGATCGTCGCCGGCGCAGATTGCGCCAAGTTCCAGATGCGCAAGCTCGAGGAGGTCTATCGCGACTCCTCCCTCTCGGGGAAGGACGACGACCTTGCGGTCGAGTATACGCTCGACTTGCTGCGCCGTTTCGAGCTCACGATCGGGCAGCACAAGAAGATTGCAGATTATTGTGCCTCGAAGGGCATCGAATATCTCTGCACGCCCTGGGACGTGAAGAGCGTCGCGGTGCTCGAAGGTTTCGGCACGCACGCCTACAAGGTCGCGTCCGCGGACCTCACCAACCTGCCCCTGCTCGCCAAACTCGTCACGACCGGCAAGACATTGATCGTCTCGACCGGCATGAGCACGACCGAGGAGATCAAGACCGCCGCGAGCTTCCTCGACGAGCACAAGGCGAATTACGTGCTCCTGCATTGCCAGAGCACCTATCCGGCCGCGCTCCACAATATCCATCTGCGATTCATGGAAACGCTGCGCGAGATTCATCCTTTGGTCGGATATTCCGGTCACGAGCGCGGCATTGCCGTATCGATGGCCGCGGTGGCGCTCGGCGCCATCGTCGTCGAGCGCCACATCACGCTCGACCGCGAGATGGAGGGTCCCGACCACGCCGCGAGCCTGGAGCCGGAGGAATTCAAGGCGCTGGTCTCGGGCATCCGCGAGATCGAAGCGGCGCGCGGCGAGAAGCTGGCCGAACGCGTGTTGAGCCAGGGCGAATTGATCAACCGCGAGAACCTTGCGAAAAGTCTGGTGGCTGCGCGCGACCTTGTGCCCGGCACGGTGATCTCCGAAAGCGACATCGCGGTGAAGAGCCCGGGACAGGGCTTGTCGCCGCTGAAGATGTCGGAACTGCTCGGCCGGGAGCTGAAGCGGACGATGGCGGCCGACGACTATTTCTTCCAGAGCGACCTCGACGAAGGCATCGCAACGGCGCGGCGCTATCGCTTTGACCGTCCCTGGGGCGTGCCGGTGCGCTATTACGACATCGAGCGCTTCCTGGAGATTTGCGAGCCCGACATCATCGAATTCCATCTCAGCTACAGCGACATGGAGCGCGATCCGGCCGCATATCTCTCCGGCACATACGATCTCGGTTTCGTCGTGCATGCGCCGGAGCTGTTCGCCGGCTCAAAGCTGATGGACCTCGCGACCCCCGACGAGACGCTGCGGCGTTATTCGCTCGAGCAGACGCAGACGGTGATCAACATCACGCGCAGGCTGAAGAAATTCTTCCCCAAGACCAAGCGGCCGCCGATCGTCGCCAATATCGGCGGCTTCACCATGGATGTGCCCCTGTCGGCGCAGGAAAAGGCCGAGCGTTACCGCATCTTCGCGCAGAGCCTGAAGGAGCTCGACTTGGACGGCGTCGAGCTGACACCGCAGACCATGGCACCGTTCCCCTGGCATTTCGGCGGCCAGCGGCACCAGAACATCTTCATCTTTCCGGAGGAGTCGGCCGCCTTCTGCGCCAAGCATGATCTGCGCATGTGCGTCGACATCTCGCACACGAAACTCGCTGCCAATCATTTCGGCTTCGACTTCTACCAAGGCCTCGCCCAGCTCGGCCCCCACACTGCGCATCTGCATTTCGGCGATGCCAGGGGGCTCGATGGCGAAGGCGTCCAGATCGGTGAGGGCGAGATTGATTTTGACGAGGTCGGACAGGTGCTCCGCAAGCATGCGCCGACCGCCTCGTTCATTCCGGAGATATGGCAGGGCCACAAGAACTTGGGCGAAGGCTTTTGGACTGCGCTCGAACGTCTAGAGGGACATGTCTGA